The Leifsonia poae region GTCGCTCGCACCGTTGTGGAAGACGATCCTCGCCGTCGGAGCGATCGCCGAGAGACGCTCGCGTTCGGCATCCGTCACCCGGCTCATCAGGTGCAGCTCGTACTCCGGCAGCAGCGCCGCCGCGCGAACCAGGGTCTCCACATTCTTGTACGGCATGAACGACCCCATGTACACGAGGGATCTGCTCTCGGGCGTCGACCTCATCAGGCGTTCCTCGGGCAGCGGGGGCATGTCTGCCGCGTTCGGCACGACATGAACGGGGCGCCGCGTCAGACGATGCTCGGCGATCAGCTGCTTGGTCGTCTGCGAAACCGTCACGACGGCGTCCGAACGGTTGAGCAGCATCCGCTGCGGCCACCACGCCAGGTGGTAGAGCCGCCAGAGCCCCCTGATGGGCGCCTGCAGGTCGCGGGGTGGCGTTCGATTGCGGTAGTAGATCAGATCGTGCACGGTCAGCACCAACCGGTAGCGCCGACCCCAGCTGCCCATCGTCTGCATCGGTGTGAAGACCACATCCGGCCGCAGCCGGTTCACCTGACGGGCCACCCACGGCTCCCGGATGCTCGTCGGCGAGCTCACGAGCTCCCACGGCAGCGTCGGGAGCATGTCCAGCTGGCGGTGATCGCTGATCAGCATCGTCACCGCATGGCGCTCTCCGAGAGCTGCGACGAGTCCGGCCGTGTAGCGGCTGATGCCGTCATGGCGACCGATGCGCGTGTAGCGGCAATCGAACACGATCCTCATCGGATGTCCCCCTCGCCGCTCCGCGTCGAGAGGAAGGCCTCGATCGCGCGGGCCGCCTCCACCGGCGTCTCGTAGTGGATCAGGTGCCCGACGCCCGGGATCACTAGAAGCTGCGCATCCGGGAACAGCTTCTGCAGCCGGTGCTGGGCCGACAACGGTGTGATGTCGTCCTTCTCTGCGGCGATGAGCAGGGTGTGTTCCGGAATGCGCGCAGCGAACTCGCTCACATCGTGCGAGACCGACGCCTTGAACGCCTCCAGGACGACCCGTCGATCGCTGAAAGCGCTGAAGTAGCGATCGTGTTGATCGTGGATCCAGCGGCGCAACGACTTCTGCTTGGTCTTCGCCATGGTGATGCTCATCACGCGCACGATGAGGCCGTTGCGCAACAGCCAGAACCCCAGCCGTTCCGGTAGGGCCGCGCCCAGCCAGTAGTAGAAGATCGCGAGCCGGGTGAAGACCCCGCGCGGCCCTTCGAGGGCGGGCTGCCCGATCGGGTTGACCAGAATCACCGCCGCCG contains the following coding sequences:
- a CDS encoding glycosyltransferase family 4 protein — encoded protein: MRIVFDCRYTRIGRHDGISRYTAGLVAALGERHAVTMLISDHRQLDMLPTLPWELVSSPTSIREPWVARQVNRLRPDVVFTPMQTMGSWGRRYRLVLTVHDLIYYRNRTPPRDLQAPIRGLWRLYHLAWWPQRMLLNRSDAVVTVSQTTKQLIAEHRLTRRPVHVVPNAADMPPLPEERLMRSTPESRSLVYMGSFMPYKNVETLVRAAALLPEYELHLMSRVTDAERERLSAIAPTARIVFHNGASDEEYAETLAHATALVTASLDEGFGIPLVESMTLGTPAVVSDIPIFREIGGEAALYFAAESAEELVARIRQLEAPHEWASRSAAARAEATRFTWRASADHLLTVLTAAAARAKRKLG
- a CDS encoding alpha/beta fold hydrolase, translated to MTPTTRYPASPYAEALDRVPVRPSVIAVLGGRTRYWDYGDRDADTTIVLVHGFRGDHHGLEPVVANLRGVRLISPDLPGFGESDPLGEAKHDIDGYARWLRAFVNELDLHGRFVILGHSFGSIVVSATLAGRGAPESQGAKSFDPAAVILVNPIGQPALEGPRGVFTRLAIFYYWLGAALPERLGFWLLRNGLIVRVMSITMAKTKQKSLRRWIHDQHDRYFSAFSDRRVVLEAFKASVSHDVSEFAARIPEHTLLIAAEKDDITPLSAQHRLQKLFPDAQLLVIPGVGHLIHYETPVEAARAIEAFLSTRSGEGDIR